The proteins below come from a single Triticum aestivum cultivar Chinese Spring chromosome 5D, IWGSC CS RefSeq v2.1, whole genome shotgun sequence genomic window:
- the LOC123125013 gene encoding uncharacterized protein yields the protein MASQLVESHRAGAEVHKGNDICKKKTVELLEVLGLPKGLFPMDDIEEVGHNCESGFVWILQKKKKEHMFNKLNQTVSYDTEVTAFVEKGKMKKVTGVKVEEFSLVEVYVDESSPDKVTIKTDTGLSDTHDAAVFALGE from the coding sequence ATGGCGTCCCAGCTGGTTGAGAGCCACCGTGCCGGCGCCGAGGTCCACAAGGGGAACGATATCTGCAAGAAGAAGACCGTCGAGCTTCTCGAAGTGCTTGGCCTCCCGAAAGGCCTCTTTCCTATGGATGACATCGAGGAGGTCGGGCACAACTGTGAGAGTGGGTTTGTGTGGATActtcagaagaagaagaaagagcacATGTTCAACAAGCTCAACCAGACCGTCTCCTACGACACTGAGGTGACCGCTTTTGTGGAAAAGGGCAAGATGAAGAAGGTCACCGGGGTCAAGGTCGAGGAGTTTTCTTTGGTCGAGGTCTATGTGGATGAGTCGTCTCCTGATAAGGTCACCATCAAGACCGATACCGGTCTGTCTGACACCCATGATGCGGCCGTGTTCGCTCTCGGAGAATAG
- the LOC123125014 gene encoding uncharacterized protein — MASQLVESHRPGAEVHKGNDICKKKTVELLEELGLPKGLFPMDDIEEVGHNCESGFVWILQKKKLEHTFNKLNQTVSYDTEVTAFVEKGKMKKVTGVKIEDMSLVEVYVDESSADKVTIKTNTGLSDTHDAAVFALGE, encoded by the coding sequence ATGGCGTCCCAGCTTGTCGAGAGCCACCGCCCCGGTGCCGAGGTCCACAAGGGGAACGATATCTGCAAGAAGAAGACGGTTGAGCTTCTCGAAGAGCTCGGCCTCCCGAAAGGCCTCTTTCCTATGGATGACATCGAGGAGGTCGGGCACAACTGTGAGAGTGGGTTCGTGTGGATACTTCAGAAGAAGAAGCTAGAGCACACGTTCAACAAGCTCAACCAGACCGTCTCCTACGACACTGAGGTGACCGCTTTTGTGGAAAAGGGCAAGATGAAGAAGGTCACCGGGGTCAAGATCGAGGACATGTCTTTGGTCGAGGTCTATGTGGATGAGTCTTCTGCTGATAAGGTTACCATCAAGACCAACACCGGTCTGTCTGACACCCATGATGCGGCCGTGTTCGCTCTCGGAGAATAG